A part of Halodesulfovibrio marinisediminis DSM 17456 genomic DNA contains:
- a CDS encoding amino acid ABC transporter permease yields MAFQFKPEVMIDTLPLLVEGLELTIYITLLGLAFGFMIGTVAGLGRLSLHRINRSLASIYIEIIRGTPMIVQALFLYFGVPLVTGVRINPITAGIITIAVNSGAYIAEIVRGAVQSIDQGQFEAGRSIGLTRHQTMVSIIWPQAFRRMIPPLGNQFIISLKDTSLLTVIGVAELTRSGQEIVAVNFRSFEVYLTVAIVYLCMTLSIAKGLRWYEKKLMARSRR; encoded by the coding sequence ATGGCATTCCAGTTTAAACCAGAAGTGATGATTGACACTCTTCCTCTTCTTGTAGAAGGGCTTGAGCTGACAATTTATATCACTCTCCTTGGCCTTGCGTTTGGCTTTATGATAGGCACTGTCGCAGGCCTTGGCCGACTTTCTCTGCATAGAATTAATCGCTCTCTTGCGAGCATTTATATAGAAATTATTCGTGGTACTCCGATGATTGTTCAGGCCTTGTTCCTGTACTTTGGTGTACCGCTTGTTACCGGTGTCCGTATTAATCCTATTACAGCTGGTATTATCACTATCGCTGTTAACTCCGGTGCATACATTGCGGAAATCGTACGTGGCGCAGTGCAGTCTATCGATCAGGGACAGTTTGAGGCTGGCCGCTCTATTGGTCTTACCCGTCATCAGACAATGGTTTCCATTATCTGGCCTCAGGCATTCCGTCGAATGATTCCACCACTGGGCAACCAGTTTATTATTTCGCTTAAAGATACCTCACTTCTTACCGTTATCGGCGTAGCAGAGCTTACCCGTTCCGGTCAGGAGATTGTTGCGGTTAACTTCCGTTCCTTTGAAGTATACCTGACTGTAGCGATCGTTTACCTCTGTATGACCCTTTCTATTGCGAAAGGTTTACGTTGGTATGAGAAAAAACTGATGGCACGCAGCCGCCGCTAG
- a CDS encoding amino acid ABC transporter ATP-binding protein, which yields MSDTSNMIEIRNLHKSYGDIEVIKGVDLSVKQGEVVVILGPSGSGKSTVLRCINRLEEISSGSIVVDGYDLYAKETDINYVRSEAGMVFQQFNLFPHLSVLQNITIGLIKVRKMDKAEADKIALSLLEKVGLPDKAAAYPDQLSGGQKQRVAIARSLAMNPKVILFDEPTSALDPELVGEVLDVMKNLADEGMTMVVVTHEMGFAREVADRVIFIADGVIQEEAAPDEFFSNPKNPRLKDFLGKL from the coding sequence ATGAGCGATACATCTAATATGATTGAAATCCGTAACCTGCACAAAAGTTACGGTGACATAGAAGTTATTAAAGGCGTAGATCTTAGCGTTAAGCAGGGTGAAGTAGTTGTAATCCTCGGCCCATCCGGTTCTGGTAAATCTACTGTTCTGCGCTGCATTAACCGTCTCGAAGAAATTTCCTCAGGTTCTATCGTTGTAGACGGTTATGATCTTTACGCAAAAGAGACCGACATCAACTACGTGCGTTCCGAAGCAGGTATGGTGTTCCAGCAGTTTAACCTGTTTCCGCACCTGTCTGTTCTGCAGAACATTACAATCGGACTGATAAAAGTTCGTAAAATGGATAAAGCAGAAGCAGATAAAATTGCACTCAGCCTGCTTGAGAAAGTAGGTCTTCCGGATAAGGCAGCAGCATATCCGGATCAGCTTTCTGGTGGTCAGAAACAGCGTGTGGCAATCGCACGTTCTCTGGCAATGAACCCGAAAGTAATCCTTTTCGACGAACCTACCTCTGCACTCGATCCGGAGCTCGTAGGTGAGGTTCTCGACGTAATGAAAAATCTTGCCGACGAAGGCATGACCATGGTGGTAGTAACCCACGAAATGGGCTTCGCACGCGAAGTTGCTGACCGCGTAATCTTTATTGCTGATGGTGTGATTCAGGAAGAAGCAGCTCCAGATGAGTTCTTCTCTAACCCTAAGAATCCACGTCTTAAAGATTTTTTAGGCAAATTGTAG
- a CDS encoding UvrD-helicase domain-containing protein produces MKQFRADLHIHSRFSRATSKKLTPRHLAAWAEVKGLDVIGTGDLTHPEWLDELEDQLVEDSQSGLFRLKDATDLGKEIPRFGDYSMHGRSLFMLQGEISSIYKRGGKVRKVHNLVYMPTFEAARRFSNRLGEIGNITSDGRPILGMDSRDILDLVLETHPLAFLIPAHIWTPWFSLFGSKSGFDTIEECYGDYASEIFALETGLSSDPEMNWLWSALDRFALVSNSDAHSGDKLGRECNLFAGDISYEGMYRSLRGEGLGHKFLGTMEFFPEEGKYHLDGHRKCNVVMEPRETLTRDGVCPVCGKPLTVGVLHRILSLADRDIPKQPSKAGDFSSLIPLPELMSEVLGVGPKAKKVMDLYSETIRKLGSEMAILRDVPEEDIKKIHPVLAEAVSRMRKGEVLRQPGFDGEYGVVRVFSQKERNEFKHGKMLIDVPEKVSGLTSEEEASITPRFETAVQQRKDEPESITYNDAQQKAIKFAPDPVLVMAGPGTGKTRTLIGRIEYLLGSGVKARQILALTFTRRAAQELTTRLADSIQNKLSIPRADTLHGLAFEYWQNSNSDAPTLLSEESSKRVFAEANAEISKQQCKKAWEAISLCRERMEPCSVEMQDAFSNYSSLKNSWNLADYTDLLEFWLESLRNNVFVHPWIHVLVDEIQDLSPLQLAVVRELVSQDKQNGQGFFGIGDPDQSIYGFRGAHGGVKSYLEKELSSLNTIQLFENYRSSQHIVDYASALMQPVREAKAIEAKRSLEAEVRMFEAPTSEAEASWIGEQVRGLLGQTSHSLQDGRQERLLGGELSPGDIAVLVRFKALIPVISQTLNRLGIPCAVPEQEAFWVDPRVELILAAAGRFVGISSKEGEEQIPCPDVVLAKGPEGIAVYLEDIPPFDRLFWKSSAFKQLLKHYKEHNGWAGLLNWINLQTELDQVRQKSEKVQIMSMHASKGLEFKAVFLPALEDGIMPYSGMNTLTGTASSISDHYDIDEERRLLYVAITRAEQLLFLSHSSKRMIYGHTVHLAPSRFLVDLPAEGLMHSALKAKKKHTETQLSLI; encoded by the coding sequence ATGAAACAGTTTCGCGCCGATTTGCATATTCATTCCCGTTTTTCCCGTGCAACCAGTAAAAAATTGACACCGCGTCACCTGGCCGCCTGGGCTGAGGTTAAGGGACTTGACGTCATTGGTACGGGCGACCTTACGCATCCAGAATGGCTGGATGAGTTGGAAGATCAGCTTGTGGAAGATAGCCAAAGCGGATTGTTTCGGCTGAAGGATGCAACAGATCTCGGTAAAGAGATACCGCGGTTTGGCGATTATTCAATGCATGGTCGGTCTCTGTTTATGTTGCAGGGGGAAATCAGTTCAATCTACAAACGGGGCGGCAAGGTGCGCAAGGTGCACAACTTAGTGTACATGCCTACGTTTGAAGCAGCTCGCAGATTCAGTAACCGCCTTGGCGAGATAGGCAACATTACGTCAGACGGTCGCCCTATCCTCGGGATGGATTCGCGTGATATTCTTGATCTCGTACTTGAAACTCATCCATTAGCCTTCCTTATTCCTGCCCACATCTGGACGCCGTGGTTCTCTCTTTTCGGCTCAAAATCTGGCTTTGACACAATAGAAGAATGTTATGGCGATTATGCCTCAGAAATTTTTGCACTTGAAACAGGTCTTTCTTCCGACCCAGAGATGAACTGGTTGTGGAGCGCGCTTGATCGCTTTGCTCTGGTTTCCAACTCGGATGCACACTCCGGTGATAAGCTCGGTCGGGAATGCAATCTGTTTGCTGGTGATATCTCATATGAAGGGATGTACCGCAGTTTGCGTGGCGAAGGGCTTGGCCACAAGTTCCTCGGTACCATGGAGTTCTTTCCAGAAGAAGGTAAGTATCACTTAGATGGTCACCGTAAATGTAACGTTGTTATGGAGCCGCGCGAAACGTTGACGCGTGATGGTGTTTGTCCTGTGTGTGGCAAACCGTTGACCGTAGGGGTTCTGCATAGAATTCTTTCGCTTGCGGACAGAGATATTCCGAAACAGCCGTCCAAAGCTGGTGATTTTAGTTCGCTGATTCCACTTCCTGAACTGATGAGTGAGGTGCTTGGCGTAGGGCCTAAGGCGAAAAAGGTTATGGATCTTTACTCTGAAACAATCCGCAAGCTCGGTTCAGAAATGGCAATTCTTCGTGATGTTCCTGAAGAGGATATTAAGAAGATACATCCTGTTCTTGCGGAAGCCGTAAGCAGAATGCGTAAAGGTGAAGTGCTTCGCCAACCGGGCTTTGATGGCGAATATGGTGTGGTCCGTGTGTTCTCTCAAAAAGAGCGTAATGAATTTAAGCACGGAAAAATGCTTATTGATGTGCCTGAAAAGGTGAGCGGACTTACATCTGAAGAAGAAGCTTCAATCACGCCTAGGTTTGAGACAGCAGTACAGCAACGTAAGGATGAGCCTGAGAGCATTACTTATAACGATGCACAACAGAAGGCCATCAAGTTTGCACCAGATCCGGTGCTTGTTATGGCAGGGCCGGGGACAGGTAAAACACGTACCCTCATCGGACGTATTGAATATTTGCTCGGTTCAGGGGTTAAGGCGCGGCAAATCCTTGCACTCACTTTTACCCGTAGAGCTGCGCAAGAACTGACAACGCGCCTCGCAGACTCTATTCAGAATAAATTATCTATTCCTCGCGCAGATACTCTGCATGGTCTTGCGTTTGAATATTGGCAGAATTCTAATTCAGATGCACCGACGTTGCTTTCTGAGGAAAGCTCAAAGCGTGTCTTTGCTGAAGCCAATGCTGAAATAAGTAAGCAGCAGTGTAAAAAAGCATGGGAAGCAATATCCCTGTGTCGCGAACGAATGGAGCCGTGTTCTGTTGAGATGCAGGATGCATTCAGTAATTACTCTAGTCTTAAAAATTCATGGAATCTTGCTGACTACACAGATCTTCTTGAGTTTTGGCTGGAGTCCTTACGTAACAATGTTTTTGTACATCCGTGGATACATGTACTTGTCGATGAAATTCAGGATTTGTCTCCGCTTCAGTTGGCAGTAGTCCGTGAGCTTGTTTCTCAGGATAAACAAAACGGCCAGGGCTTTTTTGGTATCGGTGATCCTGATCAGTCTATTTATGGATTTAGGGGCGCTCATGGCGGTGTGAAGTCGTATTTAGAAAAAGAACTTTCATCTCTGAATACTATTCAGCTGTTTGAAAATTATCGTTCTTCACAGCATATTGTAGACTACGCAAGTGCACTTATGCAGCCAGTCCGTGAGGCAAAGGCTATTGAGGCCAAAAGGTCTTTAGAAGCTGAAGTCCGAATGTTTGAAGCACCGACCTCTGAAGCAGAAGCTTCATGGATTGGTGAACAGGTTCGAGGCTTGCTCGGACAAACCAGTCATTCATTGCAGGACGGCAGGCAAGAGCGGCTTCTCGGTGGCGAGCTTTCACCCGGTGACATTGCTGTTCTTGTGCGGTTCAAAGCACTAATTCCGGTTATCAGCCAGACGCTTAACAGGCTCGGTATCCCATGCGCTGTCCCGGAGCAGGAAGCCTTTTGGGTAGACCCGCGTGTGGAGCTTATTCTTGCTGCTGCAGGACGATTTGTAGGCATTTCCAGTAAAGAAGGTGAAGAGCAGATACCATGTCCTGATGTTGTACTGGCTAAAGGACCTGAAGGTATTGCCGTGTATCTGGAGGATATACCTCCGTTTGATCGCTTATTCTGGAAGTCATCAGCTTTTAAGCAGCTTTTGAAGCACTACAAGGAACATAACGGTTGGGCTGGATTGCTTAACTGGATAAACTTGCAAACCGAGCTCGACCAAGTGCGCCAGAAAAGTGAAAAAGTGCAGATTATGTCCATGCATGCATCCAAGGGACTTGAATTCAAAGCTGTGTTTCTGCCAGCGCTTGAAGATGGTATTATGCCATATTCAGGCATGAACACCCTGACAGGAACTGCCTCCAGCATATCTGATCATTACGATATTGATGAAGAACGACGTCTGCTCTATGTTGCCATTACTCGTGCTGAGCAGCTTTTGTTCCTTAGTCATTCTTCAAAACGTATGATTTACGGTCATACCGTGCACCTTGCGCCGTCACGATTCTTGGTAGACTTGCCCGCCGAAGGGCTTATGCATTCCGCGCTTAAGGCTAAAAAGAAGCATACAGAGACGCAGCTTAGTTTGATTTAA
- the cbiR gene encoding cobamide remodeling phosphodiesterase CbiR encodes MDKKKSPEQGQGDGVTLQIQGGTCPPEATTLQNSRRQIPVTTAAPSWVMPGSVYENCVFLEDKVDEVSLLFFESESCLAYSEDDLPQNLAELDLTYHMHLPLDLPWSNAEVVADTVLRLMDKVAFLDVRQAVLHPPLTKGENAFSVKAAQQLLVVLARAWNSHGFSCNDLLIENIEGADLIDLAPVIGDLGLGVCIDIGHIIAYGHDALLGHSHLFDRLRMIHVNAPEDVTTAKGRSKHVGLEHLDESGRDVARKVLQACGQECTLVYELFNWKHIETTIPVVEELFFDGRAIE; translated from the coding sequence ATGGATAAAAAAAAATCGCCTGAACAGGGACAAGGTGACGGTGTTACTTTGCAGATACAGGGCGGTACCTGCCCCCCAGAGGCAACAACCTTGCAAAACTCTCGGAGGCAGATTCCTGTGACTACGGCTGCGCCTTCGTGGGTTATGCCTGGCAGCGTGTACGAAAACTGCGTGTTCCTTGAGGATAAGGTAGACGAGGTCTCATTATTGTTTTTTGAGTCTGAGTCTTGTCTTGCCTATAGCGAGGATGACTTACCGCAGAATTTGGCTGAGCTGGATTTGACGTATCACATGCATTTGCCCTTAGACTTACCATGGTCGAATGCTGAGGTTGTAGCTGACACGGTACTTCGGTTAATGGATAAAGTGGCGTTTCTTGATGTTCGGCAGGCTGTGCTGCATCCACCGCTGACAAAGGGAGAAAATGCATTTTCTGTGAAAGCGGCTCAACAGTTACTAGTAGTGCTTGCTCGCGCATGGAATAGTCATGGATTTAGCTGTAATGACTTACTAATAGAGAATATTGAAGGCGCAGATCTGATTGACCTTGCTCCTGTCATCGGGGATTTGGGACTGGGAGTGTGCATTGACATAGGGCATATCATTGCATACGGGCATGATGCGCTCCTTGGTCATAGTCATCTTTTTGATCGACTTCGTATGATTCATGTAAACGCTCCCGAGGACGTAACAACGGCTAAGGGGCGAAGTAAACATGTAGGCTTGGAGCATCTCGATGAATCCGGAAGGGATGTAGCACGCAAGGTACTACAAGCCTGTGGGCAGGAATGCACGCTTGTGTACGAGCTGTTTAATTGGAAGCATATTGAGACAACTATTCCGGTTGTTGAAGAGTTGTTTTTTGATGGAAGGGCAATAGAATGA
- a CDS encoding bifunctional adenosylcobinamide kinase/adenosylcobinamide-phosphate guanylyltransferase, translating into MIRLILGGDKSGKSDFGLQRLYEGNSPSLLLATGQAQDFTFGQQILDHRLARIPEIPVKETGIELPRLLEKSILEYQSILIDSLDFWVFACCDQWQQAQDALLHSLSLVPDDVQVTIVSCEAGLGPIAASSQVRQFIRRLGALNQAVAAVSDEVCLMIAGIPLYVKKA; encoded by the coding sequence ATGATCCGACTTATTCTTGGGGGAGACAAGTCCGGCAAGTCAGACTTTGGCTTGCAGCGGTTGTATGAAGGAAATAGTCCTTCTCTTTTGCTTGCGACTGGGCAGGCGCAGGATTTTACGTTCGGTCAGCAGATCCTGGATCATCGGCTGGCAAGAATACCAGAAATTCCTGTGAAAGAAACAGGAATAGAATTGCCCCGATTGTTAGAAAAGTCCATACTGGAGTATCAGTCAATTCTTATCGACAGTCTGGATTTTTGGGTTTTTGCATGCTGTGATCAGTGGCAGCAGGCGCAAGATGCGCTTTTGCACAGCCTTTCATTAGTGCCTGATGATGTTCAAGTTACTATTGTTTCTTGCGAAGCGGGACTAGGCCCAATTGCGGCGAGTTCTCAGGTTCGTCAATTCATTCGCAGATTAGGTGCACTCAATCAGGCTGTTGCAGCGGTAAGTGATGAAGTCTGTCTCATGATAGCGGGCATTCCGCTCTATGTAAAAAAGGCGTAA
- a CDS encoding DHH family phosphoesterase, which yields MSYFRNVKPQIEQLQEMFSRNERWLITINADPDAMGSALALKRIMSHRVADVDIARVNEITRPDNLAMVRLLRIPMVKLTPQVTAQYDKFAIVDSQPHHHPLFSELDYSIVIDHHPINNDYPVKSDFYEILPGYGSNSTILTEYLYQMKIRPGKLLATALMYGIKTDTNDFERNFHEVDLRAFKYLSKFANHQLLSRIARSEMHYDWLEYFSRAITGMHKVGSGRYAFVGMVDNPDSLVVIADFFMRVHEMRWVAVCGVYEDKAVIIFRGDGVNRDLGKFAYCQFNDVGSAGGHKALARAEIPIEELDGKDVEMFVFKRLVSPTRNRVIKCVKPSDEEPENVCVE from the coding sequence ATGTCGTATTTTCGTAATGTAAAACCGCAGATCGAACAGCTTCAGGAAATGTTCTCCCGTAATGAGCGCTGGCTTATTACGATCAATGCAGATCCGGATGCTATGGGGTCTGCTCTTGCGCTTAAACGTATCATGAGTCACAGGGTCGCGGATGTGGATATTGCTCGTGTTAATGAGATTACACGTCCGGATAACCTTGCGATGGTTCGCTTGTTGCGTATTCCTATGGTTAAATTAACCCCGCAGGTTACAGCGCAGTACGACAAGTTTGCGATTGTAGACTCACAGCCGCATCATCATCCGCTGTTTAGCGAACTGGATTACTCGATTGTTATTGATCACCATCCGATTAATAATGATTACCCTGTAAAATCTGATTTTTACGAAATTCTCCCCGGGTACGGCTCAAACAGCACCATCCTTACAGAATACCTTTATCAGATGAAAATTCGTCCGGGTAAGTTGCTGGCAACAGCACTCATGTACGGCATTAAAACTGATACAAATGACTTTGAGCGAAATTTTCACGAAGTCGACCTTCGCGCATTCAAGTACTTGAGTAAATTTGCAAACCACCAATTGTTATCCCGTATTGCCCGAAGTGAAATGCATTACGATTGGTTGGAATATTTCTCCCGCGCCATTACCGGAATGCATAAGGTTGGTTCCGGTCGGTACGCGTTTGTAGGCATGGTGGATAATCCAGATTCTCTTGTTGTGATTGCAGACTTCTTCATGCGTGTACACGAAATGCGTTGGGTTGCTGTGTGTGGCGTCTATGAGGATAAGGCTGTTATTATTTTCCGTGGTGATGGTGTGAACCGTGATTTAGGGAAGTTTGCTTACTGCCAGTTTAATGACGTAGGCTCTGCGGGTGGTCATAAAGCATTGGCTCGTGCAGAGATTCCTATTGAAGAACTGGACGGTAAGGATGTGGAGATGTTTGTGTTTAAGCGCCTTGTTTCTCCTACCCGCAATCGCGTAATCAAATGCGTAAAACCTTCTGATGAGGAGCCTGAAAACGTCTGTGTGGAATAA